A window of Galactobacillus timonensis genomic DNA:
ATGTACAGCCGTGATCAGATCGTGATGTTCCTGTTTGTGGCACTGGCGAAGCCGGTGCTTTCGATGGAGCAGATCCGGATGACATTTGAGCTGCTGGAAAAAAACAGTCCGGCTGACTGGTACCGGTGGTTCTCTGATTTCCTGGCAGGGAAAACAGGTGATGAAGAGAGTTCCGCCTGCGAGGAAAAGATTCTTCTGCAGAAGATCGTGACCGGAGTTCTGCAGAAGCTGGAGCTGGATCAGTACTTTGCGGAAGTGAAAAACCGCAGTGAAACGATGAAAGAAGAAACGAAGGCTGCCTGAGTCCATTTGATGCGCTCTGTCCTATAATTGAAGAAA
This region includes:
- a CDS encoding DUF1836 domain-containing protein; the protein is MTEMMKVELPEYREIPDVGLYLDQAVKYINGILEPYPDLQVTGSMLSNYVKLKIVPRGSHKMYSRDQIVMFLFVALAKPVLSMEQIRMTFELLEKNSPADWYRWFSDFLAGKTGDEESSACEEKILLQKIVTGVLQKLELDQYFAEVKNRSETMKEETKAA